The following are encoded together in the Salvia hispanica cultivar TCC Black 2014 chromosome 6, UniMelb_Shisp_WGS_1.0, whole genome shotgun sequence genome:
- the LOC125196029 gene encoding uncharacterized protein LOC125196029 isoform X1: MMSNSFPTLSFKGITWAGNVYQKFEAMCLEVEEAMYQDTVKYVENQAQKVGVSVKKFCSEVMEDMHRSSDHPLSCIDSTSVASDDMSLISYGYADVNKRPTPGILGDNWDIKKKENQDQVLSTTTAEKESLPSDGDLGLFLPQSPGIFIENKSPEKFKKIGIQRRGIGIKRISKSNNPSKDLCLNTSVSEDKRSKLANCETRTRSRATFDNTRSRVTSNNADLTSSLVSIGRCEPGKAAVKGNARCLDHPIESPASDKILSSESVRPDSSRMAPDDPTVTSSLNTVREQPGEAVNGNTAPQDNLIERPASEKVRETESTRKVEHVSGCIPPASANNLIDESVRLEGDPESTASCSYSPADSTGASVSDIVGGSGSRSSKACNPEYEENRVTVFNEGTSITDCLSTAISPSCNAESSSKDFITTTKDSFDMEFVENNKVSELRQEPIETDKCRDDLEESCIFVNGDELHFDLQRTRKHKSYKKRIREALSSKLRSRKDEQHVSSQDEQVRWGRAFADDSKEQKVSACESVESDWELL; this comes from the exons ATGATGTCAAATTCATTCCCTACTTTGTCTTTCAAAGGTATAACATGGGCTGGAAATGTATACCAAAAGTTCGAGGCTATGTGTTTGGAGGTGGAAGAAGCTATGTACCAG GATACAGTTAAGTACGTTGAAAATCAGGCGCAGAAAGTTGGTGTTAGCGTAAAGAAGTTCTGTTCAGAAGTCATGGAGGACATGCATCGATCCAGTGACCATCCTCTGTCATGCATAGATTCCACAAGCGTAGCTTCTGATGACATGTCTCTCATCTCTTATGGTTATGCTGATGTCAACAAAAGGCCGACACCAGGAATATTGGGTGATAATTGGGAtataaagaagaaagagaatcAAGATCAAGTTCTCTCGACTACAACTGCAGAAAAAGAATCATTGCCAAGTGATGGAGATTTAGGCCTTTTCTTGCCTCAGTCCCCTGGAATCTTTATTGAGAATAAATCCCCGgagaaatttaagaaaatcgGGATACAGAGGCGTGGAATTGGCATTAAAAGAATCTCCAAAAGCAATAATCCTTCAAAAGACTTGTGTCTGAATACTTCTGTATCAGAAGATAAGAGGAGCAAGCTTGCGAATTGCGAAACGAGAACTAGGTCCAGGGCCACCTTTGACAACACTAGGTCCAGGGTCACCTCTAACAATGCAGACCTTACGTCATCCTTGGTCTCCATTGGGAGGTGTGAACCTGGGAAAGCAGCAGTGAAAGGAAATGCACGATGTCTTGATCATCCAATTGAGTCTCCTGCTTCTGACAAAATTTTGTCCTCTGAATCTGTAAGGCCTGATAGTTCAAGGATGGCCCCTGATGACCCTACTGTGACATCTTCATTGAACACGGTGAGGGAGCAACCTGGTGAAGCAGTGAATGGAAACACGGCTCCCCAAGATAATCTAATCGAGCGTCCTGCTTCCGAAAAGGTTCGAGAGACTGAATCCACGAGGAAAGTTGAACATGTTTCTGGTTGCATTCCTCCTGCTTCtgcaaataatttaatagatGAATCGGTGAGGTTGGAAGGAGATCCTGAGTCTACTGCATCCTGTTCATACTCGCCTGCAGATTCGACag GTGCATCCGTGAGTGATATTGTTGGGGGCTCGGGTTCTAGAAGTAGTAAGGCTTGCAATCCTGAATATGAGGAAAATAGAGTTACTGTGTTTAATGAAG GTACATCCATTACAGATTGCTTGTCAACTGCTATTTCTCCATCATGCAATGCTGAGTCTAGCAGCAAGGATTTCATCACAACTACTAAAG ATAGCTTTGATATGGAGTTTGTAGAAAACAACAAGGTTTCTGAGCTGAGACAAGAACCGATTGAGACCGATAAATGTAGGGATGATTTGGAGGAAAGCTGTATCTTCGTGAATGGAGACGAGCTCCATTTTGACCTTCAACGGACTAGGAAACACAAGTCATACaag AAAAGGATCCGCGAAGCACTTTCATCCAAGTTGAGATCAAGGAAAGATGAACAGCATGTCTCGTCCCAAGACGAGCAAGTGAGGTGGGGTCGTGCTTTTGCTGACGATTCCAAGGAACAGAAAGTGTCAGCTTGTGAATCTGTTGAATCAGATTGGGAGCTTCTTTAG
- the LOC125196029 gene encoding uncharacterized protein LOC125196029 isoform X2 produces the protein MMSNSFPTLSFKGITWAGNVYQKFEAMCLEVEEAMYQDTVKYVENQAQKVGVSVKKFCSEVMEDMHRSSDHPLSCIDSTSVASDDMSLISYGYADVNKRPTPGILGDNWDIKKKENQDQVLSTTTAEKESLPSDGDLGLFLPQSPGIFIENKSPEKFKKIGIQRRGIGIKRISKSNNPSKDLCLNTSVSEDKRSKLANCETRTRSRATFDNTRSRVTSNNADLTSSLVSIGRCEPGKAAVKGNARCLDHPIESPASDKILSSESVRPDSSRMAPDDPTVTSSLNTVREQPGEAVNGNTAPQDNLIERPASEKVRETESTRKVEHVSGCIPPASANNLIDESVRLEGDPESTASCSYSPADSTGTSITDCLSTAISPSCNAESSSKDFITTTKDSFDMEFVENNKVSELRQEPIETDKCRDDLEESCIFVNGDELHFDLQRTRKHKSYKKRIREALSSKLRSRKDEQHVSSQDEQVRWGRAFADDSKEQKVSACESVESDWELL, from the exons ATGATGTCAAATTCATTCCCTACTTTGTCTTTCAAAGGTATAACATGGGCTGGAAATGTATACCAAAAGTTCGAGGCTATGTGTTTGGAGGTGGAAGAAGCTATGTACCAG GATACAGTTAAGTACGTTGAAAATCAGGCGCAGAAAGTTGGTGTTAGCGTAAAGAAGTTCTGTTCAGAAGTCATGGAGGACATGCATCGATCCAGTGACCATCCTCTGTCATGCATAGATTCCACAAGCGTAGCTTCTGATGACATGTCTCTCATCTCTTATGGTTATGCTGATGTCAACAAAAGGCCGACACCAGGAATATTGGGTGATAATTGGGAtataaagaagaaagagaatcAAGATCAAGTTCTCTCGACTACAACTGCAGAAAAAGAATCATTGCCAAGTGATGGAGATTTAGGCCTTTTCTTGCCTCAGTCCCCTGGAATCTTTATTGAGAATAAATCCCCGgagaaatttaagaaaatcgGGATACAGAGGCGTGGAATTGGCATTAAAAGAATCTCCAAAAGCAATAATCCTTCAAAAGACTTGTGTCTGAATACTTCTGTATCAGAAGATAAGAGGAGCAAGCTTGCGAATTGCGAAACGAGAACTAGGTCCAGGGCCACCTTTGACAACACTAGGTCCAGGGTCACCTCTAACAATGCAGACCTTACGTCATCCTTGGTCTCCATTGGGAGGTGTGAACCTGGGAAAGCAGCAGTGAAAGGAAATGCACGATGTCTTGATCATCCAATTGAGTCTCCTGCTTCTGACAAAATTTTGTCCTCTGAATCTGTAAGGCCTGATAGTTCAAGGATGGCCCCTGATGACCCTACTGTGACATCTTCATTGAACACGGTGAGGGAGCAACCTGGTGAAGCAGTGAATGGAAACACGGCTCCCCAAGATAATCTAATCGAGCGTCCTGCTTCCGAAAAGGTTCGAGAGACTGAATCCACGAGGAAAGTTGAACATGTTTCTGGTTGCATTCCTCCTGCTTCtgcaaataatttaatagatGAATCGGTGAGGTTGGAAGGAGATCCTGAGTCTACTGCATCCTGTTCATACTCGCCTGCAGATTCGACag GTACATCCATTACAGATTGCTTGTCAACTGCTATTTCTCCATCATGCAATGCTGAGTCTAGCAGCAAGGATTTCATCACAACTACTAAAG ATAGCTTTGATATGGAGTTTGTAGAAAACAACAAGGTTTCTGAGCTGAGACAAGAACCGATTGAGACCGATAAATGTAGGGATGATTTGGAGGAAAGCTGTATCTTCGTGAATGGAGACGAGCTCCATTTTGACCTTCAACGGACTAGGAAACACAAGTCATACaag AAAAGGATCCGCGAAGCACTTTCATCCAAGTTGAGATCAAGGAAAGATGAACAGCATGTCTCGTCCCAAGACGAGCAAGTGAGGTGGGGTCGTGCTTTTGCTGACGATTCCAAGGAACAGAAAGTGTCAGCTTGTGAATCTGTTGAATCAGATTGGGAGCTTCTTTAG
- the LOC125194348 gene encoding late embryogenesis abundant protein At3g53040 isoform X2, which yields MASEQARREHVKDERKVEVERDRVPKMATHFESLVDKAKDEHQPHHAGEATIHIEAVPVRVAGITVESGGGKQQPSLEEVSRMRGQAQQNSMEAIRSAEKAKIGGGGAAQHTAAAEKGRQAADRATAVQKGQQAQGYIAEKATQAEDTAAQRGGQARDYTAEEKAAGAKNTVVEKGQQAKNTVMEKGQQAKDYAVEAKDVVSSKGQSASQIAAEKAKAAKDTTLTAAQYAGQKAAAAKDTTVDTAKSAAQYAAEKAAAAKDTTAQYTAEKAGAARDTAKTAAQYAAEKAAAAKDTTVDTAKSAAQYAAEKAAAAKDTTVDTAKSTAQYAAEKAAAAKDTTVDTTKTAAQYAAEKAAAAKDTTVDTTKTAAQYVGEKAVAAKDVTVESGKGAVGYAGKAAAGVKDQAVVAGWEAARFTLEKTAVATETVANVTSKVAGYTGDVVVAAKDKVAGAGQAVVGYAGEKLAAVKDTVVATEESAAEYAARKKEEAKRDLELKRSSPQKKGEKHSAKRDSTAHLKRSRSSGEEKKANSGEVSIKQGEEGGANSGSNGEEGKVSSKPGEEGRANNGSNGEGRKASSQLGSTGRESAGSHGETGSSKGEASRKSVEKADKSKEQSEGASCGRLARL from the exons ATGGCGTCGGAACAGGCGAGGAGGGAGCATGTGAAGGATGAACGAAAAGTTGAGGTGGAGAGAGATCGAGTTCCGAAAATGGCAACTCATTTCGAATCCCTGGTTGATAAGGCTAAAGACGAGCATCAGCCCCATCACGCTGGGGAGGCGACGATTCATATCGAGGCGGTTCCGGTGAGAGTTGCCGGGATCACGGTGGAGAGCGGCGGAGGGAAGCAGCAGCCCTCGTTGGAGGAAGTTTCTAGGATGAGGGGGCAAGCGCAGCAGAACTCGATGGAGGCGATCCGGTCGGCCGAGAAGGCGAAGATAGGCGGCGGCGGTGCAGCTCAACATACTGCGGCGGCGGAGAAAGGGCGACAGGCGGCTGACAGGGCGACGGCGGTGCAGAAAGGCCAACAGGCTCAAGGCTACATTGCGGAGAAGGCCACTCAAGCCGAGGATACTGCCGCGCAGAGAGGCGGACAGGCTCGGGATTACACCGCGGAGGAGAAGGCGGCTGGGGCGAAGAATACAGTGGTGGAGAAAGGCCAACAGGCTAAGAATACGGTGATGGAGAAAGGCCAACAGGCTAAGGATTACGCGGTGGAGGCTAAGGATGTGGTTTCTAGTAAAGGCCAATCCGCTTCTCAAATCGCCGCGGAGAAGGCTAAGGCGGCCAAGGATACCACGTTGACCGCGGCCCAATACGCCGGCCAGAAAGCAGCGGCGGCGAAGGATACAACAGTTGACACAGCGAAGAGCGCTGCACAATATGCCGCTGAGAAGGCTGCGGCAGCCAAGGACACAACGGCACAATACACTGCTGAGAAGGCCGGGGCCGCCAGGGATACAGCAAAAACTGCTGCACAATACGCGGCTGAGAAGGCTGCGGCAGCCAAGGATACAACGGTCGACACAGCGAAGAGCGCTGCACAATACGCTGCTGAAAAAGCAGCGGCAGCCAAGGATACAACAGTCGATACAGCGAAGAGCACTGCGCAATACGCCGCTGAAAAGGCAGCGGCAGCAAAGGATACAACAGTGGATACAACCAAGACTGCTGCACAGTACGCCGCTGAAAAAGCAGCGGCAGCCAAGGATACAACGGTCGATACAACCAAGACTGCTGCACAGTACGTAGGAGAAAAGGCGGTTGCTGCTAAGGATGTAACAGTTGAGAGCGGCAAAGGAGCTGTGGGATATGCGGGGAAGGCTGCTGCAGGGGTGAAGGATCAGGCAGTGGTGGCGGGCTGGGAGGCGGCGCGTTTCACCCTTGAGAAGACGGCAGTGGCTACTGAGACGGTGGCGAATGTGACTTCGAAGGTGGCGGGGTACACGGGAGATGTGGTGGTGGCGGCGAAGGATAAGGTTGCTGGAGCAGGGCAGGCGGTAGTGGGGTATGCAGGGGAGAAGCTGGCAGCTGTGAAGGATACGGTGGTGGCAACTGAGGAGAGCGCGGCGGAGTATGCTGCCAGGAAGAAGGAGGAGGCTAAGAGGGATCTTGAATTGAAGAGATCGTCACCGCAAAAG AAGGGGGAGAAACATTCAGCAAAGAGGGATTCTACCGCCCATCTGAAAAGATCAAGGAGCAGTGGGGAGGAGAAGAAGGCAAACAGTGGGGAGGTGAGCATCAAGCAAGGCGAGGAGGGCGGGGCGAACAGTGGGAGCAATGGGGAGGAGGGAAAGGTGAGCAGCAAGCCAGGGGAGGAGGGCAGGGCCAACAATGGGAGCAATGGGGAGGGGAGAAAGGCGAGCAGCCAACTGGGGAGTACGGGCAGGGAGAGCGCTGGGAGTCATGGGGAGACTGGCAGCAGCAAAGGGGAGGCGAGCAGGAAGAGCGTGGAGAAGGCGGACAAAAGCAAGGAGCAATCGGAGGGGGCATCATGCGGGCGATTGGCGAGACTCTAG
- the LOC125194348 gene encoding embryonic protein DC-8 isoform X1, which translates to MASEQARREHVKDERKVEVERDRVPKMATHFESLVDKAKDEHQPHHAGEATIHIEAVPVRVAGITVESGGGKQQPSLEEVSRMRGQAQQNSMEAIRSAEKAKIGGGGAAQHTAAAEKGRQAADRATAVQKGQQAQGYIAEKATQAEDTAAQRGGQARDYTAEEKAAGAKNTVVEKGQQAKNTVMEKGQQAKDYAVEAKDVVSSKGQSASQIAAEKAKAAKDTTLTAAQYAGQKAAAAKDTTVDTAKSAAQYAAEKAAAAKDTTAQYTAEKAGAARDTAKTAAQYAAEKAAAAKDTTVDTAKSAAQYAAEKAAAAKDTTVDTAKSTAQYAAEKAAAAKDTTVDTTKTAAQYAAEKAAAAKDTTVDTTKTAAQYVGEKAVAAKDVTVESGKGAVGYAGKAAAGVKDQAVVAGWEAARFTLEKTAVATETVANVTSKVAGYTGDVVVAAKDKVAGAGQAVVGYAGEKLAAVKDTVVATEESAAEYAARKKEEAKRDLELKRSSPQKEEGGETFSKEGFYRPSEKIKEQWGGEEGKQWGGEHQARRGGRGEQWEQWGGGKGEQQARGGGQGQQWEQWGGEKGEQPTGEYGQGERWESWGDWQQQRGGEQEERGEGGQKQGAIGGGIMRAIGETLVEIGQTTKDLVSGQHPLLGKEEDEKETYKGTGKDI; encoded by the exons ATGGCGTCGGAACAGGCGAGGAGGGAGCATGTGAAGGATGAACGAAAAGTTGAGGTGGAGAGAGATCGAGTTCCGAAAATGGCAACTCATTTCGAATCCCTGGTTGATAAGGCTAAAGACGAGCATCAGCCCCATCACGCTGGGGAGGCGACGATTCATATCGAGGCGGTTCCGGTGAGAGTTGCCGGGATCACGGTGGAGAGCGGCGGAGGGAAGCAGCAGCCCTCGTTGGAGGAAGTTTCTAGGATGAGGGGGCAAGCGCAGCAGAACTCGATGGAGGCGATCCGGTCGGCCGAGAAGGCGAAGATAGGCGGCGGCGGTGCAGCTCAACATACTGCGGCGGCGGAGAAAGGGCGACAGGCGGCTGACAGGGCGACGGCGGTGCAGAAAGGCCAACAGGCTCAAGGCTACATTGCGGAGAAGGCCACTCAAGCCGAGGATACTGCCGCGCAGAGAGGCGGACAGGCTCGGGATTACACCGCGGAGGAGAAGGCGGCTGGGGCGAAGAATACAGTGGTGGAGAAAGGCCAACAGGCTAAGAATACGGTGATGGAGAAAGGCCAACAGGCTAAGGATTACGCGGTGGAGGCTAAGGATGTGGTTTCTAGTAAAGGCCAATCCGCTTCTCAAATCGCCGCGGAGAAGGCTAAGGCGGCCAAGGATACCACGTTGACCGCGGCCCAATACGCCGGCCAGAAAGCAGCGGCGGCGAAGGATACAACAGTTGACACAGCGAAGAGCGCTGCACAATATGCCGCTGAGAAGGCTGCGGCAGCCAAGGACACAACGGCACAATACACTGCTGAGAAGGCCGGGGCCGCCAGGGATACAGCAAAAACTGCTGCACAATACGCGGCTGAGAAGGCTGCGGCAGCCAAGGATACAACGGTCGACACAGCGAAGAGCGCTGCACAATACGCTGCTGAAAAAGCAGCGGCAGCCAAGGATACAACAGTCGATACAGCGAAGAGCACTGCGCAATACGCCGCTGAAAAGGCAGCGGCAGCAAAGGATACAACAGTGGATACAACCAAGACTGCTGCACAGTACGCCGCTGAAAAAGCAGCGGCAGCCAAGGATACAACGGTCGATACAACCAAGACTGCTGCACAGTACGTAGGAGAAAAGGCGGTTGCTGCTAAGGATGTAACAGTTGAGAGCGGCAAAGGAGCTGTGGGATATGCGGGGAAGGCTGCTGCAGGGGTGAAGGATCAGGCAGTGGTGGCGGGCTGGGAGGCGGCGCGTTTCACCCTTGAGAAGACGGCAGTGGCTACTGAGACGGTGGCGAATGTGACTTCGAAGGTGGCGGGGTACACGGGAGATGTGGTGGTGGCGGCGAAGGATAAGGTTGCTGGAGCAGGGCAGGCGGTAGTGGGGTATGCAGGGGAGAAGCTGGCAGCTGTGAAGGATACGGTGGTGGCAACTGAGGAGAGCGCGGCGGAGTATGCTGCCAGGAAGAAGGAGGAGGCTAAGAGGGATCTTGAATTGAAGAGATCGTCACCGCAAAAG GAAGAAGGGGGAGAAACATTCAGCAAAGAGGGATTCTACCGCCCATCTGAAAAGATCAAGGAGCAGTGGGGAGGAGAAGAAGGCAAACAGTGGGGAGGTGAGCATCAAGCAAGGCGAGGAGGGCGGGGCGAACAGTGGGAGCAATGGGGAGGAGGGAAAGGTGAGCAGCAAGCCAGGGGAGGAGGGCAGGGCCAACAATGGGAGCAATGGGGAGGGGAGAAAGGCGAGCAGCCAACTGGGGAGTACGGGCAGGGAGAGCGCTGGGAGTCATGGGGAGACTGGCAGCAGCAAAGGGGAGGCGAGCAGGAAGAGCGTGGAGAAGGCGGACAAAAGCAAGGAGCAATCGGAGGGGGCATCATGCGGGCGATTGGCGAGACTCTAGTCGAGATAGGCCAGACAACGAAGGATCTTGTGTCAGGGCAGCATCCTCTGCTTGGGAAAGAGGAAGACGAGAAAGAGACGTACAAAGGCACTGGCAAAGACATATAG
- the LOC125194349 gene encoding uncharacterized protein HI_0077 yields MLQPVKSTAMLSAAIFRRKPPRYHQCFCSLATIDYQPQWSGLHNWRRSPLNRDRHWGPNGPILHDNEIEHASSSPDFTSCSSLAEMAALVLSTPDPLAKAKLSHAAYSKWRREGLPIGVSDAPSKPARPAKPQLVSPKDIPSPKSSGLPLNAYMLHNLAHVELNAIDLAWDTVVRFSPYVELLGEGFFADFAHVADDESRHFTWCSQRLAELGFSYGDMPAHGVLWAECEKSSDNVAARLACIPLVQEARGLDAGPRLVNKLTGFGDQRTSSIVARIVDEEVAHVAVGVYWFVSICQKLGRTPGSAFADILKEYNVEIKGPFNHSAREVAGIPREWYDPSPAANNENKLSEVYERLACIISMEQENSSLGKPPK; encoded by the exons ATGCTGCAGCCGGTGAAATCGACGGCGATGCTCTCCGCAGCCATCTTCCGCCGCAAACCGCCGAGATACCACCAATGCTTCTGCTCCCTCGCGACCATCGACTACCAGCCGCAGTGGTCCGGCCTTCACAACTGGCGGCGAAGCCCGCTCAACCGCGACCGCCATTGGGGCCCGAACGGACCTATTCTCCACGATAATGAAATTGAACATGCGTCATCATCTCCTGACTTCACCTCTTGCTCTTCTCTGGCGGAAATGGCCGCCCTCGTTCTCTCCACCCCAGACCCCCTCGCAAAAGCTAAGCTTTCTCACGCTGCCTACTCCAAATGGCGACGCGAGGGTTTGCCAATTGGAGTCTCAGATGCCCCTTCTAAGCCTGCTCGCCCTGCTAAACCCCAATTG GTTTCCCCAAAAGACATTCCCTCGCCAAAGAGTTCGGGTCTACCTCTCAATGCCTACATGCTTCATAACCTCGCTCATGTTGAGCTAAATGCTATTGATCTTGCATGGGATACTGTTGTTAGGTTCTCACCATACGTTGAGCTTCTTGGTGAAGGTTTCTTCGCCGACTTTGCTCATGTAGCTGATGACGAGAGCCGGCATTTCACTTGGTGTTCACAAAGGCTCGCAGAGCTTGGATTTAG CTATGGCGACATGCCAGCTCATGGTGTTTTGTGGGCTGAATGTGAGAAATCATCGGATAATGTTGCAGCTAGGCTTGCATGCATCCCATTAGTTCAG GAAGCCCGAGGGCTAGATGCTGGACCACGACTTGTCAATAAACTGACCGGCTTCGGGGATCAACGAACCTCGAGCATTGTTGCAAGGATAGTCGATGAAGAAGTTGCTCACGTTGCAGTTGGTGTGTACTGGTTCGTCTCCATTTGCCAGAAACTGGGCCGCACCCCTGGCTCTGCTTTTGCAG ATATTCTGAAAGAGTATAATGTAGAGATAAAAGGTCCATTCAATCATTCAGCTCGAGAAGTAGCTGGTATTCCTCGTGAATG GTATGATCCTTCTCCTGCAGCCAACAACGAAAACAAGCTTTCTGAG GTATATGAAAGGCTTGCTTGCATTATCTCCATGGAGCAAGAAAATTCAAGTTTGGGAAAGCCACCCAAATGA
- the LOC125195199 gene encoding uncharacterized protein LOC125195199, which produces MPPRKAGRQRGQGRRRGQGQGRGELPIFEEGVQGDWYGVTPPPSPVLPPSPPPPPPQPQDRRVEEMFLRQNPPVFNGLGDPTVAETWIRALEHIFNFLHCTDQERLSCVTFQLIGPADFWWEARKKTMTPEQLREMTWGEFRTEVYDKYIPKSYRKRREVEFYHLEQGQMSVTDYDRMFCEMARYAPDQVDTDQKMAEKFCIGLRCEIRMTLASHGGLSYTEALGRALDIEAAMLGDKTTPVVNPTPPPTQSQASRDKRKWEEPRAQPEPKRGGYGPIKPQRGGYQATHGSFEGNTPKPAPCPNCNKPHRGTCKLGTNVCFSCGTTGTC; this is translated from the coding sequence ATGCCTCCAAGGAAAGCTGGCAGGCAGCGAGGCCAAGGACGTAGGAGAGGCCAAGGACAAGGCCGAGGGGAACTCCCTATCTTTGAGGAGGGAGTGCAAGGAGATTGGTATGGGGTAACACCACCCCCATCACCTGTTCTACCGCCTTCACCAcccccaccaccaccccaGCCACAGGACCGTAGGGTCGAAGAGATGTTTCTAAGACAGAACCCACCAGTGTTTAATGGGTTAGGAGACCCAACCGTTGCTGAAACTTGGATACGCGCACTGGAACACATATTCAACTTCCTGCACTGCACAGACCAAGAACGCCTATCTTGCGTAACTTTTCAACTAATTGGACCTGCTGACTTCTGGTGGGAAGCAAGAAAAAAGACCATGACTCCAGAGCAACTCAGGGAGATGACTTGGGGGGAATTTAGAACTGAAGTCTATGACAAATACATCCCTAAGAGCTACCGGAAGAGGAGGGAGGTAGAGTTCTACCATCTGGAACAAGGACAAATGTCAGTGACGGACTATGATCGGATGTTCTGTGAGATGGCTCGGTATGCACCAGACCAGGTGGACACCGACCAAAAGATGGCTGAGAAATTCTGTATCGGTCTGAGGTGCGAGATAAGGATGACTCTGGCTAGTCATGGAGGACTGTCTTACACTGAAGCTCTGGGACGGGCACTAGACATTGAGGCAGCTATGCTGGGAGATAAAACCACGCCAGTTGTGAACCCTACTCCACCCCCAACTCAGTCCCAAGCATCCAGGGACAAGAGGAAGTGGGAAGAACCACGAGCCCAACCTGAGCCTAAGAGGGGAGGGTATGGACCAATCAAGCCACAAAGAGGTGGATATCAAGCTACCCATGGATCATTCGAAGGAAACACACCGAAGCCCGCTCCATGCCCCAATTGCAACAAACCACATCGCGGCACCTGCAAGTTAGGGACGAATGTCTGTTTCAGCTGCGGAACTACTGGCACTTGTTAA